In Populus alba chromosome 9, ASM523922v2, whole genome shotgun sequence, a genomic segment contains:
- the LOC118053744 gene encoding dynamin-related protein 4C gives MSNSSENEVESLPQIIGDKSYKEARKEEADSFENHPLDKSMVGIPVLAQKLVHTQATIIARCLPEIVRTSNEKLNASVSELNRMPKTLSSVGEALTTFMGIVGSAKESLNKIIVRGDYDEYLEDKNMHCTARLVEMLDQYSDELHKCSENDLTGNFLMDEIQVLEEAKGIQLPNFLSRTTFLAILQKKVEKISHIPVAFVDKVWTYIEGVVISVLMHHSENYHRLQLSTRRASHNLIARMKEHSRNWVTEIVQMEKLTDYTSNPEYMNDWNKLMAQQHDFTRDVLENGYVSTFKIEGLGVVPIAGLRGYEEHVLLQAFDLKMRMTAYWKIVLRRLVDFMALHLQFCVRNLVNKELQEEIVQELVGRHDGAIERMLEESPAVAAKREKLNVSIKLLRESSNVLGNIMDKIASNV, from the coding sequence ATGTCGAATAGCTCGGAAAACGAAGTGGAATCACTTCCACAGATCATTGGTGATAAATCTTACAAGGAAGCACGCAAGGAAGAAGCTGACTCGTTTGAAAATCATCCTCTTGATAAATCCATGGTGGGCATCCCAGTTTTGGCTCAAAAACTGGTTCACACTCAAGCAACTATAATAGCAAGATGCTTGCCAGAGATAGTGAGGACGAGTAATGAGAAGCTGAATGCAAGTGTCTCGGAACTGAACAGGATGCCTAAGACTTTGTCGTCGGTTGGTGAAGCCCTGACAACTTTCATGGGCATTGTTGGATCCGCCAAAGAGTCGCTAAACAAGATCATTGTGAGAGGAGACTATGATGAGTATCTagaagataaaaatatgcattGCACTGCCAGATTGGTTGAAATGCTCGACCAATACTCAGATGAACTTCATAAGTGCTCTGAAAATGACCTTACAGGGAACTTTTTGATGGATGAGATTCAGGTTTTGGAGGAAGCCAAAGGGATTCAATTGCCAAATTTCCTTTCCCGCACCACCTTCCTTGCTATTCTGCAGAAAAAGGTTGAAAAGATATCGCACATACCAGTTGCCTTTGTTGACAAAGTATGGACTTACATTGAAGGTGTGGTCATATCTGTTTTGATGCATCACTCGGAAAACTACCACCGGCTTCAGCTATCCACTAGACGAGCAAGCCATAATCTCATAGCAAGAATGAAAGAGCATTCTAGAAATTGGGTCACAGAGATTGTTCAAATGGAGAAACTGACAGATTATACAAGCAATCCTGAATACATGAATGACTGGAACAAGCTCATGGCTCAACAGCATGATTTCACGCGTGATGTCCTGGAAAATGGGTACGTTTCTACATTCAAGATTGAAGGTTTGGGAGTGGTTCCAATTGCAGGTCTCAGGGGGTATGAGGAGCATGTTTTGCTTCAAGCTTTCGACTTGAAAATGAGAATGACTGCTTACTGGAAAATTGTTTTGAGGAGGTTGGTTGATTTTATGGCTCTGCATTTGCAGTTTTGTGTTCGAAATCTTGTGAACAAGGAATTGCAAGAGGAGATCGTCCAGGAGCTTGTCGGTAGACATGATGGTGCGATAGAAAGAATGTTAGAGGAATCTCCAGCTGTAGCTGCAAAGCGTGAGAAGCTGAATGTGAGCATCAAGTTGTTGAGGGAGTCCAGCAATGTTCTGGGAAACATCATGGACAAAATTGCTTCAAATGTCTAG